In Bacillota bacterium, the sequence CTCCCCGTCAGCTTCAGGTAGACGGACGCGGTCAGTTCCTCCTTCATCGAGATCTGGTGGAAATCGACGTGGAAGAACTCGTTTCTGTACGGGTGCGTGTCCACGTCCTTGATAATGGCGTCGTACTTTTTGGCGCGCCCCTTCTCCGGCTCCACCTTCAACCGGATGAGCGCGTTGCGCCCGGTCTTGGCTATGATGTCCTGAACCGCCCGGGTTTCCACCTCGATCGGCAGGCTGCCGACCTCTTTTCCGTAGAGCACCGCCGGGATAAGGCCGTTTTGCTTCAGCCGGTTCCGGTAACCCTTGCCCCGGCCCGCCCTGGGCCGGGCTTTCAAATCAACAACCGCCATCTGCGCTAATCCTCCTTGACTACCAGTAATGTCCCCCGCACCGTCATCTAAACCGGGGTGTCAAAAAGCTTGCTGACCGACAGGTTTTCGTGGACCCGGATGACGGCTTCCCCAAGCAGGGGGGCGACGGACAAGACTTTGATTTTGGGCAGCATTCTTTCGGGCGGAATCGGAACGGTGTCGGTGACGATCACTTCCTCGATCGCCGAATCTCGCAGCCGGTCGATCGCGGGGCCGGAAAGGACCGGGTGCGTGCAGCAGACGTAGACCGCCTTGGCCCCGTACTCCAGGAGGGCATGTCCACCCTCCATGATGGTCCCGGCCGTGTCGATGATATCGTCCAGGATTACGGCCGTCTTGTTCTGAACCGGACCGATCACGTGGATGATCTCGGCCACGTTCGGCTCCGGGCGCCGCTTGTCGATCACCGCCAAGGGCGCCCCGATGCGCTCGGCCAGGTCCCGCGCCCGAACCACTCCGCCCACGTCCGGGGAGACCATTACCACGTCCTCCAGGTGCCGGCGGATCAGGTACTCAGCCAGGATCGGACCGGCCGGCAGATGGTCCACCGGAATGTCGAAAAAGCCCTGTATCTGACCGGCGTGCAGGTCCATGGTGATCACCCGGTTCACCCCGCTCGCCGTAAGCAGGTTGGCCACCAGTTTGGCGGTGATCGGTTCCCGCGCCCGGGTCTTCCGGTCCTGCCGGGCGTAACCGTAGTAGGGCATCACGGCGGTGATCCGGCGGGCGGAAGCCCTTTTCAGGGCATCGATCATCATCAGGAGTTCCATCAGGTTTTCGTTCACCGGGTGGCCGGTGGGCTGGATCACAAACACGTCCGCGCCCCGGACATTCTCCTGAATGCAGATCCGGATCTCGCCGTCCGAGAACCGTGACGCCTGGGAATTCCCCAGCGGCACCCCGAGGTAGTGGCAGATCTCGACCGCCAGGGCCGGGTTGGCGTTTCCGGTGAAGATCTTCAGCTTCTTGTGGCGCGAGAACATCGCGATCCCTCCGTTGGGTTTGTTCACTGGTCGCCGGTTTGCCGGTCGTCCTTTTCGGCGTGCCTCACCCGGGTTTCCCAATTTGGGATATTCTTCTGCTCGCTCCTGGCCACCCCCAGCGCGCCGGG encodes:
- a CDS encoding 50S ribosomal protein L25/general stress protein Ctc, whose protein sequence is MAVVDLKARPRAGRGKGYRNRLKQNGLIPAVLYGKEVGSLPIEVETRAVQDIIAKTGRNALIRLKVEPEKGRAKKYDAIIKDVDTHPYRNEFFHVDFHQISMKEELTASVYLKLTGSAPGVTAGGRLEQLIRQVEVTCLPRDIPEHIEVDISGLDIGDAVHVSDLRAPEGVRFETDGDVTVVTLIAPHREEEKAPEEAGEEAGKQERSSPASETG
- a CDS encoding ribose-phosphate pyrophosphokinase, translated to MFSRHKKLKIFTGNANPALAVEICHYLGVPLGNSQASRFSDGEIRICIQENVRGADVFVIQPTGHPVNENLMELLMMIDALKRASARRITAVMPYYGYARQDRKTRAREPITAKLVANLLTASGVNRVITMDLHAGQIQGFFDIPVDHLPAGPILAEYLIRRHLEDVVMVSPDVGGVVRARDLAERIGAPLAVIDKRRPEPNVAEIIHVIGPVQNKTAVILDDIIDTAGTIMEGGHALLEYGAKAVYVCCTHPVLSGPAIDRLRDSAIEEVIVTDTVPIPPERMLPKIKVLSVAPLLGEAVIRVHENLSVSKLFDTPV